A portion of the Tiliqua scincoides isolate rTilSci1 chromosome 3, rTilSci1.hap2, whole genome shotgun sequence genome contains these proteins:
- the PPP1R2 gene encoding protein phosphatase inhibitor 2 isoform X4, with protein sequence MEAKASAAGAGRPVRGILKNRSSSGAGSGGAGLAAQPPPAPPAPPRPQSPGGLDEHGKKSQKWDEMNILATYHPAGKDYGLMKIDEPSTPYHSMVGDDEEGASDTESNEALTADVLAKKLAAAAEGKGPKILAQQESSSEEEDDEDLTPEELEKKRQFEMKRKMHYNEAQNIKLARQLIEKELRGEGGHEEGDDEEDEEMQDTADSERRSPELG encoded by the exons ATGGAGGCGAAGGCGTCGGCGGCGGGCGCCGGCAGGCCCGTCAGGGGCATCCTCAAGAACCGCTCCAGCTCCGGCGCGGGCAGCGGGGGGGCCGGGCTGGCCGCGCAGCCCCCGCCGGCCCCGCCAGCCCCGCCCCGGCCGCAGTCCCCGGGCGGCCTCGACGAGCACGG CAAGAAGAGCCAGAAGTGGGACGAGATGAACATCCTGGCCACCTACCACCCGGCCGGCAAGGACTACGGCCTCATGAAGATCGACGAGCCCAGCACGCCCTACCACAG CATGGTGGGAGACGATGAAGAGGGAGCCAGCGATACAGAGTCCAACGAAGCCCTGACTGCGGATGTGCTGGCCAAAAA GttagcagctgctgcagaagggaaggggcccaagatCTTGGCACAACAAGAAagtagcagtgaagaggaggatGATGAAGACTTGACTCCTGAAGAACTGG AGAAAAAGAGGCAGTTTGAAATGAAGAGGAAAATGCATTACAACGAGGCCCAGAACATCAAGCTGGCCAGGCAGCTGATTGAGAAGGAGCTGCGGGGTGAGGGAGGCCATGAAGAAGGTGACGACGAGGAGGATGAAGAGATGCAGGACACGGCAGATTCAGAACGTAGGAGCCCAGAGCTTG GGTGA
- the PPP1R2 gene encoding protein phosphatase inhibitor 2 isoform X1: MEAKASAAGAGRPVRGILKNRSSSGAGSGGAGLAAQPPPAPPAPPRPQSPGGLDEHGKKSQKWDEMNILATYHPAGKDYGLMKIDEPSTPYHSMVGDDEEGASDTESNEALTADVLAKKLAAAAEGKGPKILAQQESSSEEEDDEDLTPEELEKKRQFEMKRKMHYNEAQNIKLARQLIEKELRGEGGHEEGDDEEDEEMQDTADSERRSPELGLGQRSGLAESVPSDPLENIAHSLEEVCSGL; encoded by the exons ATGGAGGCGAAGGCGTCGGCGGCGGGCGCCGGCAGGCCCGTCAGGGGCATCCTCAAGAACCGCTCCAGCTCCGGCGCGGGCAGCGGGGGGGCCGGGCTGGCCGCGCAGCCCCCGCCGGCCCCGCCAGCCCCGCCCCGGCCGCAGTCCCCGGGCGGCCTCGACGAGCACGG CAAGAAGAGCCAGAAGTGGGACGAGATGAACATCCTGGCCACCTACCACCCGGCCGGCAAGGACTACGGCCTCATGAAGATCGACGAGCCCAGCACGCCCTACCACAG CATGGTGGGAGACGATGAAGAGGGAGCCAGCGATACAGAGTCCAACGAAGCCCTGACTGCGGATGTGCTGGCCAAAAA GttagcagctgctgcagaagggaaggggcccaagatCTTGGCACAACAAGAAagtagcagtgaagaggaggatGATGAAGACTTGACTCCTGAAGAACTGG AGAAAAAGAGGCAGTTTGAAATGAAGAGGAAAATGCATTACAACGAGGCCCAGAACATCAAGCTGGCCAGGCAGCTGATTGAGAAGGAGCTGCGGGGTGAGGGAGGCCATGAAGAAGGTGACGACGAGGAGGATGAAGAGATGCAGGACACGGCAGATTCAGAACGTAGGAGCCCAGAGCTTG ggCTGGGACAGCGGTCCGGACTCGCAG AATCTGTTCCTAGTGACCCACTCGAGAACATTGCACACAGCCTAGAAGAAGTCTGCTCAGGACTGTAG
- the PPP1R2 gene encoding protein phosphatase inhibitor 2 isoform X2, with protein MEAKASAAGAGRPVRGILKNRSSSGAGSGGAGLAAQPPPAPPAPPRPQSPGGLDEHGKKSQKWDEMNILATYHPAGKDYGLMKIDEPSTPYHSMVGDDEEGASDTESNEALTADVLAKKLAAAAEGKGPKILAQQESSSEEEDDEDLTPEELEKKRQFEMKRKMHYNEAQNIKLARQLIEKELRGEGGHEEGDDEEDEEMQDTADSERRSPELESVPSDPLENIAHSLEEVCSGL; from the exons ATGGAGGCGAAGGCGTCGGCGGCGGGCGCCGGCAGGCCCGTCAGGGGCATCCTCAAGAACCGCTCCAGCTCCGGCGCGGGCAGCGGGGGGGCCGGGCTGGCCGCGCAGCCCCCGCCGGCCCCGCCAGCCCCGCCCCGGCCGCAGTCCCCGGGCGGCCTCGACGAGCACGG CAAGAAGAGCCAGAAGTGGGACGAGATGAACATCCTGGCCACCTACCACCCGGCCGGCAAGGACTACGGCCTCATGAAGATCGACGAGCCCAGCACGCCCTACCACAG CATGGTGGGAGACGATGAAGAGGGAGCCAGCGATACAGAGTCCAACGAAGCCCTGACTGCGGATGTGCTGGCCAAAAA GttagcagctgctgcagaagggaaggggcccaagatCTTGGCACAACAAGAAagtagcagtgaagaggaggatGATGAAGACTTGACTCCTGAAGAACTGG AGAAAAAGAGGCAGTTTGAAATGAAGAGGAAAATGCATTACAACGAGGCCCAGAACATCAAGCTGGCCAGGCAGCTGATTGAGAAGGAGCTGCGGGGTGAGGGAGGCCATGAAGAAGGTGACGACGAGGAGGATGAAGAGATGCAGGACACGGCAGATTCAGAACGTAGGAGCCCAGAGCTTG AATCTGTTCCTAGTGACCCACTCGAGAACATTGCACACAGCCTAGAAGAAGTCTGCTCAGGACTGTAG
- the PPP1R2 gene encoding protein phosphatase inhibitor 2 isoform X3, giving the protein MEAKASAAGAGRPVRGILKNRSSSGAGSGGAGLAAQPPPAPPAPPRPQSPGGLDEHGKKSQKWDEMNILATYHPAGKDYGLMKIDEPSTPYHSMVGDDEEGASDTESNEALTADVLAKKLAAAAEGKGPKILAQQESSSEEEDDEDLTPEELEKKRQFEMKRKMHYNEAQNIKLARQLIEKELRGEGGHEEGDDEEDEEMQDTADSERRSPELGLGQRSGLAGTCMNSPCCC; this is encoded by the exons ATGGAGGCGAAGGCGTCGGCGGCGGGCGCCGGCAGGCCCGTCAGGGGCATCCTCAAGAACCGCTCCAGCTCCGGCGCGGGCAGCGGGGGGGCCGGGCTGGCCGCGCAGCCCCCGCCGGCCCCGCCAGCCCCGCCCCGGCCGCAGTCCCCGGGCGGCCTCGACGAGCACGG CAAGAAGAGCCAGAAGTGGGACGAGATGAACATCCTGGCCACCTACCACCCGGCCGGCAAGGACTACGGCCTCATGAAGATCGACGAGCCCAGCACGCCCTACCACAG CATGGTGGGAGACGATGAAGAGGGAGCCAGCGATACAGAGTCCAACGAAGCCCTGACTGCGGATGTGCTGGCCAAAAA GttagcagctgctgcagaagggaaggggcccaagatCTTGGCACAACAAGAAagtagcagtgaagaggaggatGATGAAGACTTGACTCCTGAAGAACTGG AGAAAAAGAGGCAGTTTGAAATGAAGAGGAAAATGCATTACAACGAGGCCCAGAACATCAAGCTGGCCAGGCAGCTGATTGAGAAGGAGCTGCGGGGTGAGGGAGGCCATGAAGAAGGTGACGACGAGGAGGATGAAGAGATGCAGGACACGGCAGATTCAGAACGTAGGAGCCCAGAGCTTG ggCTGGGACAGCGGTCCGGACTCGCAGGTACCTGCATGAACTCTCCATGCTGCTGCTGA